A stretch of the Rhizomicrobium sp. genome encodes the following:
- a CDS encoding exopolysaccharide transport family protein, translating to MSSQGINPRLAEGPGSPAPPITFADILAILRNRLGLIARVTAAVVVLAVIVVLLMPTRYASSAVVMLDPRKNMVADSSAVLTQLPTDPASLQNQIQILQSRDLAAEVIAKLKLYDDPEFNGALQPSATGQLLAQLNPRNWFAGPAAPASAAIQRDAIIDAFLGHLYAETNGLSTTITVTFSSRDPAKAALIADTIAQAYVGDLVDAKLNASDETSTWLTQRIRDLGRQVEIQEAAALTYRAQHNLDSSTGGTSLIEAQLGGINGQIVQARADLSAKVAVYSQVQTLLKAGNPADISQIIASPLIIQLRTQQADLLRQQAALAIPYGPKHPKRIAIESELKDLDQKISEEAARVASGLANDVAVARAQLNSLQGSLNATQHQASGQDMTAVKLRALEADAASTRKLYESFLGRLTSIQDQEGLQYPDAHVISRAPVPSAPSSPSRVLIVLASIPAGLLLGCLFALLSARFAPAPRRLVPQVQPMPRPRPAPAPPQPAFRAPAILAEVPGALAEGAADHIVDWPASPFSRAVGALLGRIAPTRPGSAGRIVAVTTSEQEGAGPTVALALARAAAAAGIRTILVDGHLQHPVLTEAARVRAEGGMLDVLAGATTVNQALLRDPKSKALILAATRPPRDPAAVLASPKTAELFAHLRRISDLVIVAVPPVLASAEAPGFARLCDAVVMVARPEEAPRPGLGAALETLGRWRAPPVGLAWVR from the coding sequence ATGTCGTCCCAGGGGATTAACCCAAGACTGGCCGAAGGCCCTGGTTCGCCAGCGCCGCCGATCACCTTTGCCGATATCCTGGCCATCCTGCGCAACCGGCTCGGCCTGATCGCGCGGGTCACCGCCGCGGTCGTCGTGCTGGCCGTCATCGTCGTCCTGCTGATGCCGACGCGCTACGCCTCGTCTGCGGTCGTGATGCTCGATCCGCGCAAGAACATGGTGGCGGACAGCTCCGCGGTGCTCACGCAATTGCCGACCGATCCGGCGTCGCTGCAGAACCAGATTCAGATCCTGCAATCGCGCGACCTCGCGGCCGAGGTCATCGCCAAGCTCAAGCTCTATGACGATCCGGAGTTCAACGGCGCGCTGCAGCCCAGCGCCACCGGCCAGCTATTGGCACAGCTCAACCCGAGAAACTGGTTCGCAGGCCCGGCCGCGCCGGCCAGCGCCGCGATCCAGCGCGATGCGATCATCGATGCCTTTCTCGGCCATCTCTATGCCGAGACGAACGGGCTATCGACCACGATCACCGTGACCTTCTCGTCGCGCGATCCGGCCAAGGCGGCGCTGATCGCCGACACCATTGCGCAGGCCTATGTCGGCGACCTGGTCGATGCGAAGCTCAATGCGTCCGACGAGACGAGCACCTGGCTGACGCAACGCATCCGAGATCTCGGCCGCCAGGTCGAGATCCAGGAAGCCGCCGCGCTGACATACCGGGCGCAGCACAATCTGGACTCGAGCACCGGCGGCACGTCGCTGATCGAGGCGCAGCTCGGCGGCATCAACGGCCAGATCGTGCAGGCCCGCGCCGACCTCTCGGCCAAGGTCGCGGTCTACAGCCAGGTGCAGACATTGCTGAAGGCCGGCAACCCCGCCGACATTTCGCAGATCATCGCGTCGCCGCTGATCATCCAGCTTCGCACCCAGCAGGCCGATCTGCTGCGCCAGCAGGCGGCACTCGCCATCCCTTATGGCCCCAAACATCCCAAGCGCATCGCGATCGAGAGCGAGCTCAAGGACCTCGACCAGAAAATCAGCGAGGAGGCGGCACGCGTCGCCAGTGGCCTCGCCAACGACGTCGCCGTGGCGCGCGCCCAGCTGAACTCGCTGCAAGGCAGCCTGAACGCGACGCAGCATCAGGCGTCCGGCCAGGACATGACCGCGGTGAAGCTGCGGGCGCTGGAAGCCGACGCGGCTTCGACCCGCAAGCTCTACGAGTCCTTCCTCGGCCGCCTGACCTCCATCCAGGACCAGGAAGGGCTGCAATATCCCGACGCGCATGTGATCAGCCGCGCCCCGGTCCCCAGCGCACCGAGTTCGCCGTCCCGGGTGCTCATCGTGCTGGCGTCGATTCCCGCGGGGCTGCTGCTGGGCTGTCTCTTCGCCTTGCTGTCGGCACGCTTTGCGCCGGCGCCGCGCCGTCTGGTGCCGCAGGTCCAGCCTATGCCGCGGCCAAGACCCGCTCCGGCGCCGCCCCAGCCGGCCTTCCGTGCCCCCGCGATCCTTGCTGAGGTGCCGGGCGCGCTGGCGGAAGGCGCTGCCGATCACATCGTCGACTGGCCGGCTTCGCCCTTTTCTCGCGCCGTGGGCGCCCTGCTGGGCCGCATCGCCCCGACACGCCCCGGCAGTGCCGGCAGGATCGTTGCCGTGACCACCTCCGAACAGGAAGGTGCCGGCCCGACCGTGGCCTTGGCGCTGGCGCGCGCGGCCGCGGCCGCCGGTATCCGTACCATCCTGGTGGACGGCCATCTGCAACATCCGGTGCTCACCGAAGCCGCGCGGGTACGGGCGGAAGGGGGAATGCTGGACGTGCTGGCCGGCGCCACCACGGTCAATCAAGCCCTGCTGCGCGATCCCAAATCCAAAGCGCTGATCCTGGCCGCGACCCGTCCGCCCCGCGATCCGGCAGCGGTGCTGGCCTCGCCCAAGACGGCCGAGCTTTTCGCCCATCTGCGGCGGATTTCCGACCTGGTCATCGTGGCGGTCCCTCCGGTCCTGGCCTCGGCCGAGGCCCCCGGTTTTGCCCGGCTCTGCGATGCGGTGGTGATGGTCGCCCGGCCGGAGGAAGCGCCGCGACCCGGCCTCGGCGCCGCCCTCGAGACCTTGGGCCGCTGGCGGGCGCCGCCCGTCGGTCTGGCCTGGGTCCGCTGA
- a CDS encoding invasion associated locus B family protein: MISLRKSLVAAFALSLLSFGTAFAQDAPAAPGGAPVKPTDTKQFGDWMVRCYPVNSPSPCDMFELLANKQSGQRILSISIAYVPSNDRHVIQIAVPLGVSIPKGLFLSADSYSSNQLHYRRCDRGGCYIEMLMPNEAVSQLGSSTGGGKIRVFIEAKAIDIPFSLNGFSDAHGTMVDLARKKTGKGGEAAAPAAPTDSAPAPTAPAPSAPAPTTPDNDPSRVP; the protein is encoded by the coding sequence ATGATTTCCCTTCGCAAGAGCCTTGTCGCCGCGTTTGCGCTGAGCCTGCTGTCCTTCGGGACGGCCTTCGCCCAGGACGCTCCGGCCGCGCCCGGCGGCGCCCCGGTCAAGCCGACCGACACCAAGCAGTTCGGCGACTGGATGGTGCGGTGCTATCCGGTCAATTCGCCGTCGCCCTGCGACATGTTCGAGCTTCTGGCCAACAAGCAGAGCGGCCAGCGCATCCTGTCGATCTCGATCGCCTATGTGCCGTCGAACGACCGGCATGTGATCCAGATCGCGGTGCCGCTGGGCGTCTCGATCCCCAAGGGCCTGTTTCTGTCGGCCGACAGCTACAGCTCGAACCAGCTCCACTATCGCCGTTGCGACCGCGGCGGCTGCTATATCGAGATGCTGATGCCGAACGAGGCGGTGTCGCAGCTCGGCAGCAGCACCGGCGGCGGCAAGATCCGCGTCTTCATCGAGGCCAAGGCCATCGACATCCCGTTCTCGCTGAACGGCTTCTCGGATGCGCATGGCACGATGGTCGACCTCGCGCGCAAGAAGACCGGCAAGGGCGGCGAAGCCGCCGCACCGGCTGCGCCGACCGACAGCGCGCCTGCGCCCACGGCGCCGGCGCCTTCGGCACCTGCGCCGACGACGCCTGACAACGACCCGTCGCGCGTGCCGTAG
- a CDS encoding ATP-grasp domain-containing protein: protein MSPRTLLVTTVHWPSTARLTGAFAGVGAHVEALLPDGHVAARSRFLSRRHAYRPLFAAASLRRAVASAAPDLIVPCDDRALALVLDYAARNPRRAAVVERSLGRLASYATLMARSDFVAAARALDIAAPQTVQVAGEAALELALSRLGFPAVLKVDGSWGGDGVVIVRNLEQARLAWRRLAFAPSRLRSVARAVLRRDAHFLQAALHPAPVAVSLQRFVAGTPATSAFACWKGRVLASIHVDVLETLHVNGPATVMRRIDCPRMEQAAIRLAERFGLSGLHGLDFVRDADGQPHLLEMNPRATQSCAFAFGAGHDLPAALAACVAPALKGARALLTENPVLALFPQEWRRDPQSGWLHTAYPDVPWDDPDVLRACLEPGQPTPDRRDGPGLPEALTLRQAVGQ from the coding sequence ATGAGCCCCCGGACTCTCCTCGTCACGACCGTGCATTGGCCCTCGACCGCGAGGCTGACGGGCGCGTTCGCGGGCGTCGGCGCCCATGTCGAAGCGCTGCTCCCCGACGGTCACGTCGCGGCCCGCAGCCGCTTCCTGAGCCGGCGTCATGCCTATCGCCCGCTGTTCGCCGCGGCATCGTTGCGCCGCGCCGTCGCAAGCGCCGCGCCGGATCTCATCGTCCCCTGCGACGACCGCGCCCTGGCGCTGGTCCTGGATTATGCCGCGCGCAACCCGCGCAGGGCCGCGGTCGTCGAGCGTTCGCTGGGACGTCTTGCAAGCTATGCGACGCTGATGGCGCGGAGCGATTTCGTCGCTGCGGCACGGGCGCTGGATATCGCGGCGCCGCAGACCGTCCAGGTCGCCGGCGAAGCCGCGCTTGAACTCGCGCTGTCGCGCCTGGGCTTCCCGGCCGTGCTGAAGGTCGACGGGAGCTGGGGCGGCGACGGGGTCGTCATCGTGCGCAATCTCGAACAGGCGCGGCTGGCCTGGCGGCGCCTGGCCTTTGCGCCGTCGCGTCTTCGCAGCGTGGCGCGCGCGGTCCTGCGGCGCGATGCGCACTTCCTGCAGGCCGCGCTGCATCCCGCGCCGGTGGCGGTCAGCCTCCAGCGCTTCGTGGCGGGGACGCCGGCGACCAGCGCCTTCGCCTGCTGGAAGGGGCGCGTGCTGGCGAGCATCCATGTGGATGTGCTGGAGACGCTTCACGTCAATGGTCCGGCCACCGTCATGCGGCGCATCGATTGTCCGCGCATGGAGCAGGCGGCGATCCGGCTGGCCGAGCGATTCGGCCTGTCGGGCCTGCATGGGCTCGATTTCGTCCGCGATGCGGACGGCCAGCCGCATCTGCTGGAGATGAACCCCAGGGCGACACAGTCCTGCGCCTTTGCCTTCGGAGCCGGTCACGACCTTCCGGCGGCGCTGGCCGCCTGCGTGGCGCCGGCGCTCAAGGGGGCGAGAGCGCTCCTGACCGAAAATCCCGTTTTGGCGCTGTTTCCGCAGGAATGGCGCCGCGATCCGCAAAGTGGCTGGCTGCACACGGCCTATCCGGACGTGCCATGGGACGATCCGGACGTGCTGCGCGCGTGTCTTGAGCCCGGCCAGCCGACCCCGGACCGGCGGGACGGACCGGGCCTGCCGGAGGCATTAACCCTTCGTCAGGCGGTCGGGCAGTAA
- a CDS encoding invasion associated locus B family protein, whose amino-acid sequence MLDWNSTSARVTFGVLLVLVGLIAGWFLHRSLFATPNIPIAAQYDDWRLACPKLADKNDKAAKDATCDIQSDVVDDKSHTTLAQFVLLRIKDVDTLIVTVPYNILLEPGIGIAFDGDKPTDKPQVFHFEYCNGMGCVVRIPTFNKDLLGKMTTVKGGRILFAGLDGKPVYFPFSLKGFADAHRVFLNTEAKRHSWFKRLWS is encoded by the coding sequence ATGCTTGACTGGAATAGCACATCCGCACGCGTCACCTTTGGGGTGCTGCTGGTGCTGGTCGGCCTCATCGCCGGCTGGTTCCTGCACCGAAGCCTCTTCGCGACGCCGAACATCCCGATCGCCGCGCAATACGACGATTGGCGTCTCGCCTGTCCCAAGCTGGCCGACAAGAACGACAAGGCCGCGAAGGACGCGACCTGCGATATCCAGTCGGACGTGGTCGACGACAAGAGCCATACGACGCTGGCGCAGTTCGTCCTGCTCCGCATCAAGGACGTCGACACGCTGATCGTCACCGTGCCGTACAACATCCTGCTCGAGCCCGGCATCGGGATCGCCTTCGACGGCGACAAGCCGACCGACAAGCCGCAGGTCTTCCACTTCGAATATTGCAACGGCATGGGCTGCGTCGTGCGCATCCCGACCTTCAACAAGGACCTGCTGGGCAAGATGACCACCGTCAAGGGCGGCCGCATCCTGTTCGCCGGTCTCGATGGCAAGCCGGTTTATTTCCCGTTCTCGCTCAAGGGCTTCGCGGACGCCCATCGGGTGTTCCTCAATACGGAAGCCAAGCGGCACTCCTGGTTCAAGAGGCTGTGGTCATGA
- a CDS encoding DedA family protein, which produces MHGFFAWIGESADWLLNFAKAHPESAFAIAFAVSFGESFVGLSFLVPGTTILIGLGVVIQATGIDPVPIWLAAVIGAVLGDWISYWIGHRYKAHALAIWPVSHYREQMDKALAFFRKWGVWAIFLGRFLGPFRATVPIVAGISQMRFWPFQIANVTSAFPWAAALLAIGALGTAALGPLGRLWHALFG; this is translated from the coding sequence ATGCATGGTTTCTTCGCCTGGATCGGCGAGTCGGCCGACTGGCTGCTGAACTTCGCCAAGGCCCACCCCGAATCCGCCTTCGCCATCGCCTTTGCGGTCTCCTTCGGCGAGTCCTTCGTAGGTCTCTCCTTCCTGGTGCCCGGCACCACGATCCTGATCGGCCTGGGGGTCGTGATCCAGGCGACCGGGATCGATCCCGTCCCGATCTGGCTGGCGGCGGTGATCGGCGCCGTTCTGGGCGACTGGATCTCCTATTGGATCGGCCACCGCTACAAGGCGCACGCCCTGGCGATCTGGCCGGTCTCGCACTACCGCGAGCAGATGGACAAGGCGCTCGCCTTCTTTCGCAAATGGGGCGTCTGGGCGATCTTCCTTGGACGCTTCCTGGGCCCGTTCCGCGCCACGGTGCCGATCGTGGCCGGCATCTCGCAGATGCGCTTCTGGCCGTTCCAGATCGCGAACGTCACGTCGGCCTTCCCTTGGGCGGCCGCCCTGCTGGCGATCGGCGCACTGGGCACGGCGGCGCTGGGTCCGCTCGGCAGGCTGTGGCACGCCCTGTTCGGCTGA
- a CDS encoding efflux RND transporter periplasmic adaptor subunit, with protein MSNPGSLKGGFDAAAEHAGRAWRWSADRIPGGKLALWILVLLLIVGLVGWRVYSVASAEQKTGRFGGATQAVGVAAAANGDMNITLNALGTVTPLATVTVRPQVGGQIVKFYFTEGQMVKAGDVLAQIDPRPYQAALDQAKGQLARDAATLQNALVDLARYKSLSDQKAISQQQYATQLATVKADQGVVAADQANVDAAAINLGFARVTSPVAGRVGLRQVDIGNTVSAGQTNGIVVVTEEQPISVLFSLPEDNIADVMARIASGATLTVYAYDRGQTQLLATGTLSTVDNQIDTTTGTVKARAMFDNAKGELFPNQFVNVRLLVNTLHDQTLIPVAAVQRGSDGNYVFVVQPDKTVAQRAVTLGPGDATHVSITKGLKPGDTVVIDGADRLRDGATVTLPNATAPVAAPSAAGGGAAAGGDTDQAARRAKMQAMMKQYCSADLAKYCPGKTGPDLFMCLRENRDSFSDPCLQALKKMRRAGGRGGHHGGGGGGGP; from the coding sequence ATGAGCAATCCCGGCAGCCTCAAGGGGGGCTTTGACGCGGCGGCCGAGCATGCCGGTCGCGCGTGGCGCTGGAGCGCCGACCGCATTCCCGGCGGCAAGCTCGCCCTCTGGATCCTCGTCCTGCTGCTGATCGTCGGTCTGGTCGGCTGGCGCGTCTATTCGGTGGCCTCTGCGGAGCAGAAGACCGGCCGTTTCGGTGGCGCGACACAGGCGGTCGGCGTGGCGGCGGCCGCCAATGGCGACATGAACATCACCCTGAACGCGCTCGGCACCGTGACGCCGTTGGCGACCGTGACCGTCCGCCCGCAAGTCGGCGGCCAGATCGTGAAGTTCTATTTCACCGAAGGCCAGATGGTGAAGGCGGGCGACGTGCTGGCGCAGATCGATCCGCGCCCTTATCAGGCCGCGCTCGACCAAGCCAAGGGCCAGCTCGCGCGCGACGCCGCGACATTGCAGAACGCGCTGGTCGACTTGGCGCGCTACAAGTCCCTGAGCGACCAGAAGGCGATCTCGCAGCAGCAATACGCGACCCAGCTCGCGACCGTGAAGGCGGACCAGGGCGTGGTCGCGGCCGACCAGGCCAATGTCGACGCCGCCGCGATCAATCTGGGCTTTGCCCGCGTGACCTCGCCGGTGGCGGGCCGCGTCGGCCTGCGCCAGGTCGATATCGGCAACACCGTCTCCGCCGGACAGACCAACGGCATCGTGGTGGTGACCGAGGAACAGCCGATCTCCGTCCTGTTCTCCCTGCCCGAGGACAATATCGCCGACGTGATGGCGCGCATCGCGAGCGGCGCGACGCTGACCGTCTATGCCTATGATCGCGGCCAGACCCAGCTTCTTGCGACCGGCACGCTGTCGACCGTCGACAACCAGATCGACACGACGACGGGCACGGTGAAAGCACGCGCGATGTTCGACAACGCCAAGGGCGAGCTGTTCCCCAACCAGTTCGTCAATGTGCGCCTGCTGGTGAACACGCTGCACGACCAGACGCTCATCCCCGTCGCGGCGGTGCAGCGCGGCTCGGACGGCAATTACGTGTTCGTGGTGCAGCCGGACAAGACGGTGGCGCAGCGCGCCGTCACGCTCGGGCCCGGCGACGCGACGCATGTGAGCATCACCAAGGGGCTCAAGCCCGGCGACACGGTGGTGATCGACGGCGCCGACCGCTTGCGCGACGGCGCGACCGTCACGCTGCCGAACGCGACCGCGCCGGTCGCCGCACCCAGCGCGGCGGGCGGCGGCGCGGCGGCGGGCGGCGACACCGACCAGGCGGCGCGGCGCGCCAAGATGCAGGCGATGATGAAGCAGTATTGCTCCGCCGACCTCGCCAAATACTGCCCCGGCAAGACCGGCCCGGATCTCTTCATGTGCCTGCGGGAGAACCGCGACAGCTTCAGCGATCCCTGCCTGCAGGCGCTCAAGAAGATGCGCCGCGCCGGCGGCCGCGGTGGTCATCACGGCGGCGGGGGAGGCGGCGGACCGTAG